The nucleotide window TTACTGACCGTATTATCTCTTGCTCCTTCTATTATTATCATGTTGACATCCTTTGCCAGAATTGTCATTGTTTTGGGTTTCCTTCGTCAAGCCATGGGTACGCAGCAGATGCCGCCAAATCATGTAATCATAGGATTATCTCTTTTTCTTACCTTTTTTATTATGTCACCGGTATGGCAAAAAATTAATACACAAGCCGTACAGCCCTATATGTCAAAAGAGATAACCCAGGGACAGGCATGGGAAGCTGCTATACAGCCTATAAGAGAG belongs to Nitrospinota bacterium and includes:
- a CDS encoding flagellar biosynthetic protein FliP; protein product: MNNKKMRKYAYALFILLASLMFLINTGVAWSKPISLPSVSINFGEEGGSEELATTIKIVLLLTVLSLAPSIIIMLTSFARIVIVLGFLRQAMGTQQMPPNHVIIGLSLFLTFFIMSPVWQKINTQAVQPYMSKEITQGQAWEAAIQPIRE